DNA sequence from the Osmia lignaria lignaria isolate PbOS001 chromosome 2, iyOsmLign1, whole genome shotgun sequence genome:
catttttaattaaattattaacttaatttatattgataaatattgtaaaacatattcaaaaaatagagttacatacattttatatagtttttttatatttcaataattttactcAAATGAAAACAATGGAAAGAACTCACATAAATGTCACATTTCATATAACAAATTATTGTCCTAACACGTGTCCTTGTCCCCAATTATGACCACCGAATGTATTTCTAACAGGTGCTTGTGGCCTCTGAGTAGATGTAGCTCCAATCCATCTCCAACCGCCTCTTTGAGGTGGAAAATATGATTCAAGAAATTTTGGAGTATTTAGTAATTCTGGCCCACCAAGTTCTTGAGGATATTTAAACTTCAGGAATACATAAAGATGTCCAACTAAGATACCAAATAGTTCCATCATACCGCCTCCAGAAATAATAAGATTAAATGCAAATAACACCCATGGTAAATACATTGCCTTAAATTGTGTGCCtgttaatttaaagaaacatAAACATGAaggtttaaattgaaaatattaaatattaaaaagcaTTAATGTTATCATAGAAAATACATACCGAACCAGAAATTAACGATAGCATCTTTATTTAATTGACACCAAACATACAATATACTGAGTACCATAGGATCCATAAGATATGGAAATTCACCAATAATTCCTATGATAACGCAACATATCCAATTGAATAAGAGTAAGAAACAATAATCTGCTGGCCGTCCATCGTATTCTCCACGTTCTAACCTCAGCGAATAATTATATaagaaataacaatttattaagaaatgaaatccTGTACCCGGATTGAGAGGATAAAAGAAAACACTGGTTGCTGCTCGCCAAATCTCAAAGTTGTTTATGAAACGCTCCTTTATAAGTATCAGGGAAAGTGGACTTACTAGTCCAAATCTTCCTGCTAATGTACAAACAGCAGTACATAATAACCAATATCTTGTGAAAAAGGGTAAAGAATTAAACCAATCTCTTACATCAGACATTTCTGTAACTTTAACTTAACTAATGCAACACCACACTACACAAGTAATTACAAGCAACCGAATATCGGAATGACGTGTGATTGTTTAGTGACCATTAGTGACTAAACAACGACACCATGTGGATTAGGTTAGAAAGTATAACAACAAATATGGTTCCTATGCAAAAATTCCCCTTAACCAAATTTTTTGTAGGTACTTACTATATGTAGTAAATAGTTTTCTAATAATATTTAGAATATATttaaaggaaaatataaaaagttttaaaaaatttacttttataAACATGTTACAAAACATATATTTATAACCTTAAGTTGTAAAGTGTTTATGGACATTCATATTCGTAGTTAATTATTAATGTTCAATGTGCAGCTTTCAAtgttgtaattattaaaattatcaacattataattcattaataaataccagtaatcgaaaatttcattataatatgtatatacaaaatACACTAATGTTATACACGATAATgacaatttttaaacattatttataTCAAAAATTCATATATAATTGTTATTAGATTGTATTTATCTTCCTAAATAGTAATAGTATTTAGTACTTCATAACACAAATTGtacataaattacaaaatttattctacgatttttttttataatgaatatGTTTTGAATTTTGTCAAGTAAATAGTGATGATAACTGCCTGCCTTCTTAATATTGTAGACAATGTACAAATTTGTtgctaaaaaattattttataaagccATGTATCTTATTTGCATATATACTTATTAAGAATATATGcatacatgtacatacatacatttag
Encoded proteins:
- the Der-1 gene encoding derlin 1, with the translated sequence MSDVRDWFNSLPFFTRYWLLCTAVCTLAGRFGLVSPLSLILIKERFINNFEIWRAATSVFFYPLNPGTGFHFLINCYFLYNYSLRLERGEYDGRPADYCFLLLFNWICCVIIGIIGEFPYLMDPMVLSILYVWCQLNKDAIVNFWFGTQFKAMYLPWVLFAFNLIISGGGMMELFGILVGHLYVFLKFKYPQELGGPELLNTPKFLESYFPPQRGGWRWIGATSTQRPQAPVRNTFGGHNWGQGHVLGQ